The following are from one region of the Rhinoraja longicauda isolate Sanriku21f chromosome 3, sRhiLon1.1, whole genome shotgun sequence genome:
- the ppp1r3b gene encoding protein phosphatase 1 regulatory subunit 3B: MNYSSILEILSPTSTMPIDIAMQLYLPPPFKQLSYTRKRALKLTQPLRPCIHLHLGEDTPDNKHRTKEQKHVSFADSKGLPLTAVKFFDLHSLDFSFNIEELISSLADLKTADKDSLLLDFAQPSSDFLDFKNRLETDSVCLENCLLQEGMIMGTIKVKNIAFEKSLKVRITFDTWKTFQDHDCCYVHDLYGGSDRDTFAFEIHLQEYIAPHERIEFAICYESGGKIFWDSNKGQNYRLIRSELTHSPEIGKTSQSLDALLTDSDQMPGYGIEYDRYGGLRCSYGVFPEWPSYTGYDKMGPYY, translated from the coding sequence CATTCTTGAGATCTTATCTCCCACATCCACAATGCCAATTGACATCGCTATGCAACTCTACCTTCCTCCTCCGTTCAAACAACTGAGCTACACACGAAAGAGAGCACTGAAATTAACCCAACCACTGCGGCCATGCATCCACCTTCACCTTGGTGAAGATACGCCAGATAATAAGCACAGAACCAAGGAGCAGAAACACGTTTCCTTTGCTGACAGTAAGGGCTTGCCCTTGACTGCAGTTAAGTTCTTTGATTTGCACAGTTTAGATTTTTCCTTCAATATTGAGGAGTTGATCAGTAGTTTAGCAGACCTAAAGACAGCAGACAAAGACAGCCTGCTCTTAGATTTTGCACAGCCTTCGTCTGATTTCCTGGATTTCAAGAACCGCCTGGAAACTGATTCTGTCTGTCTTGAGAATTGCTTGTTACAGGAGGGTATGATTATGGGGACTATCAAGGTGAAAAATATTGCATTTGAGAAGTCCTTGAAAGTAAGGATAACATTTGACACTTGGAAAACTTTCCAGGACCATGACTGCTGCTATGTGCACGATCTTTACGGTGGGTCCGATAGAGATACTTTTGCATTTGAGATCCACTTGCAGGAATATATTGCCCCACATGAAAGGATAGAGTTTGCCATCTGTTACGAAAGTGGTGGGAAGATCTTTTGGGATAGTAACAAAGGGCAAAACTACAGGTTAATCCGATCGGAGCTGACACACTCTCCGGAGATAGGAAAAACAAGTCAGTCACTGGATGCTTTATTGACTGATTCTGACCAAATGCCAGGGTACGGGATTGAGTATGATCGCTATGGTGGACTGAGATGCTCCTATGGCGTGTTCCCTGAATGGCCTAGCTACACTGGTTATGACAAGATGGGACCTTACTACTGA